A window of the Virgibacillus pantothenticus genome harbors these coding sequences:
- the rplI gene encoding 50S ribosomal protein L9 has protein sequence MKVIFLKDVKGKGKKGDVKNVSDGYARNYLLKNNLAQEATPANLKALEAKKKKQKQLEQEEKEEAINLKDKLADLTVELTAKSGDGGRLFGSITSKQISEALEKNHGYKIDKRKIELESPIRSLGYTNVPVKLHPEVSGSIKVHVTEK, from the coding sequence ATGAAAGTGATATTTCTTAAAGATGTAAAAGGAAAAGGGAAAAAAGGCGATGTGAAAAACGTTTCCGATGGTTATGCACGTAATTATTTGTTGAAAAATAACTTAGCTCAGGAAGCAACACCGGCAAATTTAAAAGCTTTAGAAGCAAAGAAGAAAAAACAGAAGCAATTAGAACAGGAAGAAAAAGAAGAAGCGATCAACTTAAAAGACAAATTGGCTGATTTAACAGTAGAATTAACTGCTAAATCAGGTGACGGTGGTCGTTTGTTTGGTTCAATTACTAGCAAACAGATTTCAGAGGCATTAGAAAAAAATCATGGCTATAAGATTGACAAACGAAAAATTGAGTTAGAGTCACCAATCAGGTCTTTAGGCTATACGAATGTACCAGTAAAACTGCACCCTGAAGTATCTGGTTCGATAAAAGTACATGTTACTGAAAAATAA